In the Bacillus sp. HSf4 genome, AGCCCTTTGCTTCGCTCAAGCCCCACTTGGACTATCGCCAACAGCACAGCCGGCGCCCAGAAAAATTGAAGTGAACCGCCGGTTTGATAATCTAGATAAAATCGGCAATCTTTAGGATAAAAATGATCACTCAAACATCCCTGATAAGTAAAATATTCGCTTATGATTGAAATAGGAGTGCTTAAAAAGAAAAGCAAGAAAATCACAAGCAATACGGCTTGATGCTGTTTCCATTCCTTATAAAACAGCCCTCGGTCTACCATCTTCGCTTCCCTCCAAACTTCGCGATGAATACTTCCTCAAGGCTGACTGGAAGCTCGTTCCACACCTTAGGAGACAAACTTTTAAGAAACTGCTTTTTTACGTCATCTTCTTTCGGGATGAGAACTGTATAAAACACGCCCGCATGATCTAAAACAGGAATTTCCCTCTCTCTGATTTTCAAATCGACATCTTCTTCTTCAAAAGCCATCTGAATTTTGATAAAGTCGCCTTTCAGATCGTCAAGATCCATGACATTTGACAATGTATTGTCTTCGAGAAATCCGATTCGGCTGCACATCCGCTCGATATCTTCAAGCCTGTGTGATGTGATCAGGATAGCCGTATTATTCTCAGCGACTTCATCGACCATCAGCTGAAGAACGTCGTGTCTTGTCACCGCATCAATTCCGTCTGTCGGTTCATCAAGCAAAATGACGGCCGGGCGGATGGCAAACGAAAGAATGAGTGACAGCTGTTTTTTCATACCCGTTGACAGCTCCCGGTATTTTTTTGAGTCGGATATGCCGTAACGGTTCATTAATTCATTGGCATATGTAACATCAAAATCGGGATAAACATTGCGTAAAATCGCAACGAGCTGCTTGTAGTTATACTTCTCAAAATAAGGGTTCTGGACCGGCATATAAACGATATTGCGCTTCACCAACGGGTGGTCTTTAATTTTGATGCCGTCAAATAAGATCTCCCCCTGATCAGGAAGCAGGATTTGCTGAATGAGCCGAAGGAGCGTCGTTTTCCCGGACCCGTTTCTGCCGAGCAGTCCGAAAATCTCCCCTTCTTCAAGCTTAAAAGAAATATCCTTGAGCACTTGTTTTCCATCTATCGTTTTAGAAACATTCTTTACCTCAATCATTCGTCTGGCCTCCTTTCACTTCTTCGCTGATTTCCGCCATCCATTCCTGCAGCTTTTTGATATCAACTCCTGCATAATGGGCATCGATGATCAGCTGCTTTAACTGCTCTTTCATCATCGTAATCTTCCCTTCATCAAGCGTGATTTTCGCATTTTCTGAAATGTATGTCCCTCTTCCCCGCAAAGTTTCGATAATTCCTTCGCGTTCAAGCTCTTTGTAGGCTTTGCTAACCGTGTTTGGATTTGCAATGATAATGGTTGCAAGCTCTCGGACAGAAGGAAGCTTATCTCCTGGTTTCATAATCCCTTTTAAACAAAGCTCTTTCATCTGCTGAATGATCTGTTCATAGATCGGTGTCGAGCTTCTCGGATCGATTTGAATCATCTATCTCCCTTCTTTCTGTCCAATTTCAATTTTCTTCATCGTACACCAGCTCCATCCTTATTAAGAACTTACATCAGGAGTCCAAATTTCTTTATAAGCCGCTCGAAGGCAGCTGATCTTTTGTTTACAGCACATGATGCTGCCGGAATTGAAGACGCTATGTATCCCTGATCTCCCGGGTCCGCCGCTCCGTTCTTACGAGATCACTCTATTTTCGGCTTGATTTGTGTGTGGATATACTCGATGGAATCGCTCGTCAGGAATTCTTGCTCCATCTTTTTCTGGACGGCAAAACTGAACACCGTAAACATAAGCAGGAATGAGCAGGCAATAGCTACCGAGACAATCAAACTCATATATTTTCCATCACTGATCAAACGTTTCATCATCAATTTTATTTTATTCATTTTGAAACTCTCCTTTTAGATGAAGAGACTGTATTGGTGTATTATAAAACATAATACACTTAATACATTAATGACATGTTTGCAGATTGTCAACATGTTTTCTTAAATTCGCGTTTAAAAATTAGGTTAAA is a window encoding:
- a CDS encoding ABC transporter ATP-binding protein, translated to MIEVKNVSKTIDGKQVLKDISFKLEEGEIFGLLGRNGSGKTTLLRLIQQILLPDQGEILFDGIKIKDHPLVKRNIVYMPVQNPYFEKYNYKQLVAILRNVYPDFDVTYANELMNRYGISDSKKYRELSTGMKKQLSLILSFAIRPAVILLDEPTDGIDAVTRHDVLQLMVDEVAENNTAILITSHRLEDIERMCSRIGFLEDNTLSNVMDLDDLKGDFIKIQMAFEEEDVDLKIREREIPVLDHAGVFYTVLIPKEDDVKKQFLKSLSPKVWNELPVSLEEVFIAKFGGKRRW
- a CDS encoding GntR family transcriptional regulator → MIQIDPRSSTPIYEQIIQQMKELCLKGIMKPGDKLPSVRELATIIIANPNTVSKAYKELEREGIIETLRGRGTYISENAKITLDEGKITMMKEQLKQLIIDAHYAGVDIKKLQEWMAEISEEVKGGQTND